From the genome of Bactrocera oleae isolate idBacOlea1 chromosome 2, idBacOlea1, whole genome shotgun sequence, one region includes:
- the LOC106625022 gene encoding cylicin-2 isoform X1, whose translation MVFDLNTTNNLPQSSTSSCKDYFYDGCNSKSQNNCHVQYQNCHCRPCCINSVVSDHTYSLLKKICRKVFRDFNRQKSREKYTIFDGGNSVNIRIHRSSLGEDGKCKSLHTDSSLSTLGVTRRKYGKDRERKDDNISEKRGRDAGVRNNGEKGKLRKSFETFDTKRDRKKKGQDQEGEKHGKERKGKGREYYDNSDGTRRRDKGRGKEEDGDYYGDSKGKKGKGKKAEDGDKRSADKKISQRKKSGVNGDSDRKDGESIDDKISKKKFNKITKKREEEDSDYYSSRNIRKLDESKSQKHDGDEENKLGIKRGKNKQRDSNEYRTSIKDRDDEKMRDGVSRDEGKWSRDRNYHGNKSKDDRQKGERYDKDIQKTSKNSRDHDESKEIKKGDHELDWFNSSKDYHSDKKGFREGNHQEKGRKYIRLHNKDPDNIGRRGNRYRDNQMKGSKDGGHKDDRYSSPTNDYDTDRKGNTLKRKGVVDLPVISDLRTKVRKGHGVMPVRMTQIGKHGYSSNTLLEGGSRKKVVKHGLKQRTKDSKDRINERHGNIIKRKSRSGRWRRARFGIGYGIAISSRCDEIKPCDILRAHMEQRELCERQRSCCLQCSCDCSAIYCPAPSTICSHIC comes from the exons ATGGTTTTTGATTTAAACACCACCAATAACCTTCCACAATCCAG CACAAGCAGTTGCAAGGATTACTTTTATGATGGATGTAATAGTAAAAGTCAAAATAATTGCCACGTTCAATACCAAAATTGTCATTGTCGTCCCTGTTGTATAAATTCTGTAGTAAGTGATCACACCTATTCcctgttgaaaaaaatttgcagaAAAGTGTTTAGAGATTTCAATCGGCAAAAGAGCCGAGAGAAGTATACAATTTTCGATGGTGGAAACAGCGTTAATATCAGAATACACCGGTCATCCCTTG GAGAAGATGGGAAATGTAAATCTTTACACACTGATTCAAGTTTATCAACCTTAGGTGTAACTAGGCGGAAATATGGTAAAGATAGAGAAAGAAAGGATGACAACATCTCAGAAAAAAGGGGAAGGGATGCTGGAGTGAGAAATAATGGCGAAAAGGGTAAACTTCGAAAAAGTTTTGAAACTTTTGATACAAAACGCGATAGAAAAAAAAAAGGGCAAGATCAAGAAGGTGAAAAACATGGCAAAGAACGAAAAGGGAAGGGTAGAGAGTATTATGATAATAGTGATGGTACTAGAAGGCGAGACAAGGGTAGAGGAAAGGAAGAAGATGGCGACTATTACGGCGATAGTAAGGGAAAAAAAG gcAAAGGTAAAAAAGCTGAGGATGGCGATAAACGAAGTgctgataaaaaaatatctcaaaGAAAAAAGTCTGGTGTTAATGGTGACAGTGATAGAAAAGACGGTGAATCGATAGATGATAAAATAAGcaagaaaaaattcaacaaaattacaaaaaaaagagAAGAAGAAGATAGTGATTATTATAGTTCTCGTAATATAAGAAAATTAGATGAAAGCAAGAGTCAAAAACATGATGGTGATGAAGAAAATAAACTTGGTATTAAAAGAGGGAAGAATAAGCAAAGAGACAGTAATGAATATAGAACAAGTATTAAAGATCGGGATGATGAGAAAATGCGAGACGGCGTTTCTAGAGATGAAGGTAAATGGAGCAGAGATCGGAATTATCATGGCAATAAAAGCAAAGATGACCGCCAAAAAGGTGAACGGTATGACAAAGACATtcaaaaaacatcaaaaaatagTCGCGATCACGACGAAagtaaagaaatcaaaaaaggtGATCATGAGCTTGATTGGTTTAACAGTTCAAAAGACTATCACTCTGACAAGAAGGGTTTCAGAGAAGGTAATCATCAAGAAAAAGGTAGAAAGTATATTCGACTACATAACAAAGATCCTGACAACATCGGAAGGAGAGGTAACAGATATCGCGATAATCAAATGAAAGGTAGTAAAGATGGCGGGCATAAAGATGATCGGTATTCCAGCCCTACAAATGATTATGATACCGATCGTAAAGGCAATACTCTTAAAAGAAAAGGCGTTGTTGATTTACCCGTTATATCTGATTTACGTACTAAAGTTCGTAAAGGACATGGTGTAATGCCTGTCCGTATGACACAAATTGGAAAACATGGGTATAgttcaaacacacttctggaAGGAGGGAGCCGAAAGAAAGTAGTCAAGCACGGACTTAAACAACGCACCAAAGATAGTAAAGATCGCATTAATGAAAGAcatggaaatataataaaaaggaaatctCGTTCAGGCAGATGGCGTAGAGCTCGTTTTGGCATCGGATACGGAATTGCGATTTCAAGCCGTTGCGATGAAATCAAGCCGTGTGATATACTTCGTGCCCATATGGAACAACGTGAACTTTG tgaAAGGCAAAGGAGTTGTTGCCTTCAATGTTCATGTGACTGCAGTGCTATTTACTGCCCCGCTCCATCTACTATTTGTTCTCACATATGTTAG
- the LOC106625022 gene encoding cylicin-2 isoform X3 yields the protein MVFDLNTTNNLPQSSTSSCKDYFYDGCNSKSQNNCHVQYQNCHCRPCCINSVVSDHTYSLLKKICRKVFRDFNRQKSREKYTIFDGGNSVNIRIHRSSLDGKCKSLHTDSSLSTLGVTRRKYGKDRERKDDNISEKRGRDAGVRNNGEKGKLRKSFETFDTKRDRKKKGQDQEGEKHGKERKGKGREYYDNSDGTRRRDKGRGKEEDGDYYGDSKGKKGKGKKAEDGDKRSADKKISQRKKSGVNGDSDRKDGESIDDKISKKKFNKITKKREEEDSDYYSSRNIRKLDESKSQKHDGDEENKLGIKRGKNKQRDSNEYRTSIKDRDDEKMRDGVSRDEGKWSRDRNYHGNKSKDDRQKGERYDKDIQKTSKNSRDHDESKEIKKGDHELDWFNSSKDYHSDKKGFREGNHQEKGRKYIRLHNKDPDNIGRRGNRYRDNQMKGSKDGGHKDDRYSSPTNDYDTDRKGNTLKRKGVVDLPVISDLRTKVRKGHGVMPVRMTQIGKHGYSSNTLLEGGSRKKVVKHGLKQRTKDSKDRINERHGNIIKRKSRSGRWRRARFGIGYGIAISSRCDEIKPCDILRAHMEQRELCERQRSCCLQCSCDCSAIYCPAPSTICSHIC from the exons ATGGTTTTTGATTTAAACACCACCAATAACCTTCCACAATCCAG CACAAGCAGTTGCAAGGATTACTTTTATGATGGATGTAATAGTAAAAGTCAAAATAATTGCCACGTTCAATACCAAAATTGTCATTGTCGTCCCTGTTGTATAAATTCTGTAGTAAGTGATCACACCTATTCcctgttgaaaaaaatttgcagaAAAGTGTTTAGAGATTTCAATCGGCAAAAGAGCCGAGAGAAGTATACAATTTTCGATGGTGGAAACAGCGTTAATATCAGAATACACCGGTCATCCCTTG ATGGGAAATGTAAATCTTTACACACTGATTCAAGTTTATCAACCTTAGGTGTAACTAGGCGGAAATATGGTAAAGATAGAGAAAGAAAGGATGACAACATCTCAGAAAAAAGGGGAAGGGATGCTGGAGTGAGAAATAATGGCGAAAAGGGTAAACTTCGAAAAAGTTTTGAAACTTTTGATACAAAACGCGATAGAAAAAAAAAAGGGCAAGATCAAGAAGGTGAAAAACATGGCAAAGAACGAAAAGGGAAGGGTAGAGAGTATTATGATAATAGTGATGGTACTAGAAGGCGAGACAAGGGTAGAGGAAAGGAAGAAGATGGCGACTATTACGGCGATAGTAAGGGAAAAAAAG gcAAAGGTAAAAAAGCTGAGGATGGCGATAAACGAAGTgctgataaaaaaatatctcaaaGAAAAAAGTCTGGTGTTAATGGTGACAGTGATAGAAAAGACGGTGAATCGATAGATGATAAAATAAGcaagaaaaaattcaacaaaattacaaaaaaaagagAAGAAGAAGATAGTGATTATTATAGTTCTCGTAATATAAGAAAATTAGATGAAAGCAAGAGTCAAAAACATGATGGTGATGAAGAAAATAAACTTGGTATTAAAAGAGGGAAGAATAAGCAAAGAGACAGTAATGAATATAGAACAAGTATTAAAGATCGGGATGATGAGAAAATGCGAGACGGCGTTTCTAGAGATGAAGGTAAATGGAGCAGAGATCGGAATTATCATGGCAATAAAAGCAAAGATGACCGCCAAAAAGGTGAACGGTATGACAAAGACATtcaaaaaacatcaaaaaatagTCGCGATCACGACGAAagtaaagaaatcaaaaaaggtGATCATGAGCTTGATTGGTTTAACAGTTCAAAAGACTATCACTCTGACAAGAAGGGTTTCAGAGAAGGTAATCATCAAGAAAAAGGTAGAAAGTATATTCGACTACATAACAAAGATCCTGACAACATCGGAAGGAGAGGTAACAGATATCGCGATAATCAAATGAAAGGTAGTAAAGATGGCGGGCATAAAGATGATCGGTATTCCAGCCCTACAAATGATTATGATACCGATCGTAAAGGCAATACTCTTAAAAGAAAAGGCGTTGTTGATTTACCCGTTATATCTGATTTACGTACTAAAGTTCGTAAAGGACATGGTGTAATGCCTGTCCGTATGACACAAATTGGAAAACATGGGTATAgttcaaacacacttctggaAGGAGGGAGCCGAAAGAAAGTAGTCAAGCACGGACTTAAACAACGCACCAAAGATAGTAAAGATCGCATTAATGAAAGAcatggaaatataataaaaaggaaatctCGTTCAGGCAGATGGCGTAGAGCTCGTTTTGGCATCGGATACGGAATTGCGATTTCAAGCCGTTGCGATGAAATCAAGCCGTGTGATATACTTCGTGCCCATATGGAACAACGTGAACTTTG tgaAAGGCAAAGGAGTTGTTGCCTTCAATGTTCATGTGACTGCAGTGCTATTTACTGCCCCGCTCCATCTACTATTTGTTCTCACATATGTTAG
- the LOC106625022 gene encoding cylicin-2 isoform X2, with translation MVFDLNTTNNLPQSSTSSCKDYFYDGCNSKSQNNCHVQYQNCHCRPCCINSVVSDHTYSLLKKICRKVFRDFNRQKSREKYTIFDGGNSVNIRIHRSSLEDGKCKSLHTDSSLSTLGVTRRKYGKDRERKDDNISEKRGRDAGVRNNGEKGKLRKSFETFDTKRDRKKKGQDQEGEKHGKERKGKGREYYDNSDGTRRRDKGRGKEEDGDYYGDSKGKKGKGKKAEDGDKRSADKKISQRKKSGVNGDSDRKDGESIDDKISKKKFNKITKKREEEDSDYYSSRNIRKLDESKSQKHDGDEENKLGIKRGKNKQRDSNEYRTSIKDRDDEKMRDGVSRDEGKWSRDRNYHGNKSKDDRQKGERYDKDIQKTSKNSRDHDESKEIKKGDHELDWFNSSKDYHSDKKGFREGNHQEKGRKYIRLHNKDPDNIGRRGNRYRDNQMKGSKDGGHKDDRYSSPTNDYDTDRKGNTLKRKGVVDLPVISDLRTKVRKGHGVMPVRMTQIGKHGYSSNTLLEGGSRKKVVKHGLKQRTKDSKDRINERHGNIIKRKSRSGRWRRARFGIGYGIAISSRCDEIKPCDILRAHMEQRELCERQRSCCLQCSCDCSAIYCPAPSTICSHIC, from the exons ATGGTTTTTGATTTAAACACCACCAATAACCTTCCACAATCCAG CACAAGCAGTTGCAAGGATTACTTTTATGATGGATGTAATAGTAAAAGTCAAAATAATTGCCACGTTCAATACCAAAATTGTCATTGTCGTCCCTGTTGTATAAATTCTGTAGTAAGTGATCACACCTATTCcctgttgaaaaaaatttgcagaAAAGTGTTTAGAGATTTCAATCGGCAAAAGAGCCGAGAGAAGTATACAATTTTCGATGGTGGAAACAGCGTTAATATCAGAATACACCGGTCATCCCTTG AAGATGGGAAATGTAAATCTTTACACACTGATTCAAGTTTATCAACCTTAGGTGTAACTAGGCGGAAATATGGTAAAGATAGAGAAAGAAAGGATGACAACATCTCAGAAAAAAGGGGAAGGGATGCTGGAGTGAGAAATAATGGCGAAAAGGGTAAACTTCGAAAAAGTTTTGAAACTTTTGATACAAAACGCGATAGAAAAAAAAAAGGGCAAGATCAAGAAGGTGAAAAACATGGCAAAGAACGAAAAGGGAAGGGTAGAGAGTATTATGATAATAGTGATGGTACTAGAAGGCGAGACAAGGGTAGAGGAAAGGAAGAAGATGGCGACTATTACGGCGATAGTAAGGGAAAAAAAG gcAAAGGTAAAAAAGCTGAGGATGGCGATAAACGAAGTgctgataaaaaaatatctcaaaGAAAAAAGTCTGGTGTTAATGGTGACAGTGATAGAAAAGACGGTGAATCGATAGATGATAAAATAAGcaagaaaaaattcaacaaaattacaaaaaaaagagAAGAAGAAGATAGTGATTATTATAGTTCTCGTAATATAAGAAAATTAGATGAAAGCAAGAGTCAAAAACATGATGGTGATGAAGAAAATAAACTTGGTATTAAAAGAGGGAAGAATAAGCAAAGAGACAGTAATGAATATAGAACAAGTATTAAAGATCGGGATGATGAGAAAATGCGAGACGGCGTTTCTAGAGATGAAGGTAAATGGAGCAGAGATCGGAATTATCATGGCAATAAAAGCAAAGATGACCGCCAAAAAGGTGAACGGTATGACAAAGACATtcaaaaaacatcaaaaaatagTCGCGATCACGACGAAagtaaagaaatcaaaaaaggtGATCATGAGCTTGATTGGTTTAACAGTTCAAAAGACTATCACTCTGACAAGAAGGGTTTCAGAGAAGGTAATCATCAAGAAAAAGGTAGAAAGTATATTCGACTACATAACAAAGATCCTGACAACATCGGAAGGAGAGGTAACAGATATCGCGATAATCAAATGAAAGGTAGTAAAGATGGCGGGCATAAAGATGATCGGTATTCCAGCCCTACAAATGATTATGATACCGATCGTAAAGGCAATACTCTTAAAAGAAAAGGCGTTGTTGATTTACCCGTTATATCTGATTTACGTACTAAAGTTCGTAAAGGACATGGTGTAATGCCTGTCCGTATGACACAAATTGGAAAACATGGGTATAgttcaaacacacttctggaAGGAGGGAGCCGAAAGAAAGTAGTCAAGCACGGACTTAAACAACGCACCAAAGATAGTAAAGATCGCATTAATGAAAGAcatggaaatataataaaaaggaaatctCGTTCAGGCAGATGGCGTAGAGCTCGTTTTGGCATCGGATACGGAATTGCGATTTCAAGCCGTTGCGATGAAATCAAGCCGTGTGATATACTTCGTGCCCATATGGAACAACGTGAACTTTG tgaAAGGCAAAGGAGTTGTTGCCTTCAATGTTCATGTGACTGCAGTGCTATTTACTGCCCCGCTCCATCTACTATTTGTTCTCACATATGTTAG